Proteins co-encoded in one Nicotiana sylvestris chromosome 7, ASM39365v2, whole genome shotgun sequence genomic window:
- the LOC104221065 gene encoding secretory carrier-associated membrane protein 1-like, whose protein sequence is MAGRYNDNPFAEDEVNPFANNGSVAPARPSPLPHEPAGYDRGATVDIPLDGSKDLKKKEKELQAKEAELKKREQELKRKEDAITRAGVVIENKNWPPFFPIIHHDIANEIPIHLQKLQYVAFTTLLGLAACLVWNLVAVTLAWIRGQGPTIWLLAVIYLIAGVPGAYVLWYRPLYRAMRTDSALKFGWFFLSYVFHIGFCIVAAVAPPIFFKGKSLTGILPAIDLLGWHALVGIFYFIGAAFFCLETLISIWVIQQVYMYFRGSGKAAEMKKEAARSTMMAAL, encoded by the exons ATGGCTGGCCGTTACAATGATAATCCTTTTGCTGAAGATGAAGTGAACCCTTTTGCG AATAATGGAAGTGTTGCCCCTGCTAGGCCTTCCCCTCTTCCTCATGAACCCGCTGGATATGACCGCGGCGCAACGGTTGATATTCCTCTCGATGGTTCAAAG GAcctgaagaagaaggagaaggaacTCCAAGCTAAAGAGGCTGAACTGAAAAAAAGAGAACAG GAACTTAAAAGGAAGGAGGATGCAATAACAAGAG CTGGTGTAGTTATAGAGAATAAGAACTGGCCACCTTTCTTCCCCATCATTCATCATGATATCGCAAATGAAATTCCAATCCATCTACAGAAGTTGCAATATGTTGCATTCACTACATTATTGG GTTTGGCAGCCTGTCTTGTATGGAACCTTGTAGCTGTCACCTTAGCTTGGATCAGAGGACAAG GTCCAACGATCTGGTTGCTTGCTGTTATCTACTTAATAGCAGGTGTCCCAGGAGCCTATGTATTGTGGTATCGGCCTCTCTATCGTGCAATGAG GACTGACAGTGCGTTGAAGTTTGGGTGGTTTTTCTTAAGCTACGTG TTTCATATTGGATTCTGCATTGTTGCTGCTGTGGCACCTCCAATTTTCTTCAAGGGGAAATCTTTGAC TGGTATCTTGCCTGCAATTGATCTTTTGGGCTGGCATGCTTTGGTTGGG ATATTCTACTTCATTGGAGCTGCATTCTTCTGTCTTGAAACACTAATCAGTATATGGGTTATACAG CAAGTCTACATGTATTTCCGGGGAAGTGGAAAAGCTGCAGAGATGAAGAAAGAGGCTGCAAGATCGACTATGATGGCAGCATTGTAA
- the LOC104221066 gene encoding pentatricopeptide repeat-containing protein At1g73710: MMLQTYTSMEIGQGATPTYETLRNPLQAQPISSQCKPQNLNSHFNSRVFLGFNLHTTKHPFAQRQICKSQPTSEINHPLHRNVKILQPQNQKPQKDRGFVGFKLQCHSKAEALPSRTVINGKRKGYGGILPSILRSLRTESDVEKTLDLYYGKLSPKEQTVILKEQSNWEKALRVFAWMKSQKDYVPNVIHYNVILRALGRAKKWDELRLCWIEMAKNSVFPTNNTYAMLVDVYGKAGLVKEALLWIKHMKLRGIFPDEVTMNTVVKVLKDAGEYDRADRFYKDWCIGKIELDDLELDSMDDSEPFSLKQFLLTELFRTGGRNPSRFLSLSEVENTCKKPRMTATYNTLIDLYGKAGRLKDAANVFNEMLKSGVALDAITFNTMIFICGSHGHLEEAEALLNKMEERGISPDTKTYNIFLSLYANAGKIDRAIEWYRKIRGAGLFPDAVTCRAILQILCKQNMIQEVEGVISEIESLGMYIDEHSLPVIMRMYINEGLIDRAKVLFDKCQLNGGFSSPAYAAIIDAYADKGLWTEAEDVFFGRRDKKFIPKKEVVEYNVMIKAYGIAKLYDKAFSLFKGMKSQGAWPDECTYNSLIQMFSGGDLVDQARELLAEMQGLRFKPSCSTFSALIASYVRMNRISDAVDVFDEMSKAGVKPNEVVYGTLIDGVAEAGKFEEAMRYFHVMKDSGLQANQIILTSMIKAYGKLGSVEGAKTLYEQIKNLQGGPDIIASNSMLNLYADFGMVSEAKLIFNYLRERGQADGVTFATLIYAYKNMGMLDEAIEIAEDMKQSGLLRDCVTFNKVMACYATNGQLVECAELLHEMINRKLLPDGGTFKVLFTILKKGGFSAEAVRQLELSYREGKPYARQAVIIAVFSAVGLHALAIESCNVITQPGLELHPFAYNVAIYAYGASEQIDKALKIFMRMQDEGLEPDIVTFVNLVGCYGKAGMVEGIKRIYGQLKYGLIEPNESLYEAIIDAYGNAGRFDLADLVSQEMKLNLDVKQPTGSESEDAEDEDFQGGEGEDSEG; encoded by the coding sequence ATGATGCTTCAGACATACACTTCCATGGAGATTGGACAAGGAGCAACTCCAACCTATGAAACTCTTCGCAACCCACTTCAAGCTCAACCCATTTCTTCACAATGTAAGCCTCAAAACCTTAATTCTCATTTCAATTCTAGGGTTTTTCTAGGGTTTAACTTACACACCACCAAACACCCTTTTGCCCAAAGACAAATCTGTAAATCTCAACCTACATCCGAAATTAACCATCCTTTACACAGAAATGTAAAGATTTTGCAACCGCAGAATCAAAAACCTCAAAAAGATAGGGGTTTTGTAGGGTTTAAGCTTCAGTGTCATTCAAAGGCTGAAGCTTTACCTTCAAGAACGGTTATTAATGGTAAAAGAAAGGGGTATGGAGGTATTTTACCTTCAATTTTGCGTTCTTTAAGAACAGAAAGTGATGTTGAGAAAACCCTTGATTTGTATTATGGGAAGCTTAGTCCTAAAGAGCAGACTGTGATTCTCAAAGAACAGAGTAATTGGGAGAAAGCTCTTAGGGTATTTGCGTGGATGAAATCGCAGAAAGATTATGTTCCGAATGTAATTCACTATAATGTCATACTTAGGGCACTAGGTAGAGCTAAGAAATGGGATGAGTTGAGACTTTGTTGGATTGAAATGGCAAAGAATAGTGTTTTTCCGACCAATAATACCTATGCTATGCTTGTTGATGTGTACGGGAAAGCAGGGTTGGTAAAGGAGGCTCTTTTATGGATTAAACATATGAAATTGAGGGGAATTTTCCCAGATGAGGTTACAATGAATACAGTTGTTAAGGTTTTGAAGGATGCAGGAGAATATGATAGAGCAGATAGGTTCTATAAGGATTGGTGTATTGGAAAGATTGAATTGGACGATCTTGAGTTGGATTCTATGGACGACTCTGAACCTTTCAGTTTGAAGCAGTTTTTGTTGACCGAGCTTTTCAGGACTGGAGGGAGGAATCCTTCTAGATTTTTAAGTCTTTCAGAAGTTGAGAACACTTGTAAGAAACCTCGAATGACCGCCACCTACAATACTCTGATTGATTTGTATGGGAAGGCTGGTCGGTTGAAGGACGCTGCAAATGTATTCAATGAGATGTTGAAATCAGGGGTGGCGTTGGATGCCATTACCTTCAATACTATGATCTTTATTTGTGGAAGTCATGGTCACTTGGAAGAGGCGGAAGCTTTGCTGAACAAGATGGAGGAAAGAGGGATATCTCCTGACACGAAAACATACAACATCTTCCTGTCTCTTTATGCTAATGCGGGTAAGATTGATCGGGCTATTGAGTGGTACAGAAAGATAAGGGGGGCAGGACTCTTCCCTGATGCTGTGACTTGTAGAGCAATACTTCAAATATTGTGCAAACAAAATATGATCCAGGAGGTTGAAGGTGTGATTAGTGAAATTGAAAGTTTAGGTATGTATATAGATGAACACTCTCTTCCTGTTATTATGAGAATGTACATCAATGAAGGGTTGATTGACCGTGCGAAGGTGCTTTTCGACAAGTGCCAACTGAATGGCGGGTTCTCGTCACCAGCTTATGCTGCCATCATTGATGCATATGCCGATAAGGGACTCTGGACTGAAGCAGAGGATGTGTTCTTTGGTAGGAGAGACAAGAAGTTTATTCCAAAAAAAGAAGTTGTAGAGTATAATGTCATGATCAAAGCATATGGCATCGCAAAGCTGTATGATAAAGCTTTCTCACTCTTCAAAGGAATGAAAAGCCAAGGGGCATGGCCTGACGAATGCACTTATAACTCTCTAATCCAGATGTTCTCTGGGGGTGATTTGGTTGACCAAGCCAGAGAGCTCTTAGCCGAAATGCAAGGATTGAGATTTAAACCTTCATGTTCTACCTTCTCTGCACTAATTGCTAGTTATGTGCGCATGAATAGGATTTCTGATGCTGTTGACGTCTTCGATGAAATGTCGAAAGCAGGTGTAAAACCAAATGAGGTTGTTTATGGAACTTTAATTGATGGGGTTGCTGAAGCTGGTAAATTTGAAGAAGCTATGCGTTATTTCCATGTCATGAAAGACTCTGGCCTTCAAGCTAATCAAATAATATTGACTTCAATGATTAAGGCTTATGGTAAGCTCGGGTCAGTAGAGGGAGCGAAAACACTTTATGAGCAGATAAAAAACTTGCAGGGAGGTCCCGATATCATTGCATCCAACAGTATGCTCAATCTGTATGCGGACTTTGGAATGGTGTCTGAAGCAAAGTTGATATTTAATTATTTGAGGGAGAGAGGCCAGGCCGATGGTGTTACTTTTGCAACTTTGATTTATGCATACAAGAACATGGGTATGCTTGATGAAGCCATTGAGATAGCAGAGGACATGAAGCAGTCTGGACTTTTAAGAGATTGTGTGACATTCAATAAGGTAATGGCATGCTATGCCACAAATGGGCAGCTTGTTGAATGTGCCGAACTGCTGCATGAAATGATTAACAGGAAACTTCTGCCAGATGGGGGTACATTTAAAGTGTTATTCACAATATTGAAAAAGGGAGGTTTCTCAGCAGAGGCAGTTAGACAGCTTGAGTTGTCTTACCGAGAAGGTAAACCTTACGCCAGACAAGCTGTGATAATCGCTGTTTTCTCTGCAGTGGGCTTGCACGCACTTGCAATTGAATCCTGCAACGTCATCACACAACCAGGATTGGAGCTTCATCCCTTTGCTTACAATGTTGCGATTTATGCATATGGAGCTTCAGAGCAGATTGATAAAGCACTAAAAATATTCATGAGAATGCAAGATGAAGGACTGGAACCAGATATTGTCACATTTGTTAATCTTGTAGGTTGCTATGGGAAAGCTGGCATGGTTGAAGGTATAAAGCGGATATATGGCCAGTTAAAATATGGACTCATTGAGCCCAATGAGTCATTATATGAGGCAATCATAGATGCCTATGGAAATGCAGGTAGGTTTGACCTTGCTGATTTGGTTAGTCAGGAAATGAAACTTAATTTAGATGTGAAGCAGCCTACAGGCTCGGAATCTGAGGATGCGGAGGATGAAGATTTTCAAGGTGGTGAAGGTGAAGACTCTGAAGGTTGA